The following coding sequences are from one Salvia hispanica cultivar TCC Black 2014 chromosome 3, UniMelb_Shisp_WGS_1.0, whole genome shotgun sequence window:
- the LOC125209217 gene encoding basic form of pathogenesis-related protein 1-like has product MTKSLFLTIFFIVVAAAVAQNSPQDFVDAHNRARAEVGVAPVAWNATVADYALRYAEERSGGCELEHSGGPYGENLAEGYGEFSAVEGVGLWVGEKSSYDYASNSCVGGECLHYTQVVWRDSTQLGCARKQCRNGWQFVICSYYPPGNYIGQRPY; this is encoded by the coding sequence ATGACCAAATCCCTCTTCCTAACAATTTTCTTCATCGTCGTCGCTGCCGCCGTCGCCCAAAACTCGCCACAGGACTTCGTGGACGCCCACAACCGCGCGCGAGCGGAGGTGGGCGTCGCGCCCGTGGCGTGGAACGCCACTGTGGCCGACTACGCCCTTCGTTACGCGGAGGAGCGGTCCGGCGGATGCGAGCTGGAGCACTCCGGGGGGCCGTACGGAGAGAATCTGGCGGAGGGGTACGGGGAGTTCTCGGCGGTGGAGGGCGTGGGGTTGTGGGTGGGCGAGAAGTCGAGCTACGACTATGCCTCCAACTCGTGCGTAGGAGGGGAGTGCCTGCACTACACGCAGGTCGTGTGGCGCGACTCTACGCAGTTGGGATGCGCGCGGAAGCAGTGCCGTAACGGCTGGCAGTTCGTCATCTGCAGCTATTATCCACCGGGAAATTACATCGGCCAACGCCCCTATTAG
- the LOC125208886 gene encoding basic form of pathogenesis-related protein 1-like, whose amino-acid sequence MDSSTISLFLTLSFIAAASGQNSPQDFLGGHNAARAEVGIPPLEWNATVADYALRYAQKRADDCNLELSMGPYGENLFMGQGQVSAVDAVTVWASEKPNYDQASNSCKGSCLHYTQVVWRASTQLGCALQPCRNGWIFVICNYHPPGNYDGERAY is encoded by the coding sequence ATGGACTCTTCCACCATTTCCCTCTTCCTAACACTTTCCTTCATCGCCGCCGCCTCCGGACAAAACTCGCCACAGGACTTCCTGGGCGGGCACAACGCCGCACGGGCGGAGGTAGGCATCCCTCCGCTCGAGTGGAATGCCACCGTGGCTGACTACGCCCTCCGCTACGCCCAGAAGCGCGCCGACGACTGCAACCTGGAGCTGTCAATGGGGCCATACGGCGAGAACCTGTTTATGGGGCAGGGGCAGGTTTCCGCGGTGGACGCCGTGACCGTGTGGGCGAGCGAGAAGCCCAACTATGACCAAGCATCCAACTCCTGCAAAGGATCGTGCCTGCACTACACGCAGGTCGTGTGGCGCGCCTCCACCCAGCTAGGCTGCGCGCTGCAGCCGTGCCGGAACGGCTGGATCTTCGTCATCTGCAACTATCATCCGCCGGGAAATTACGACGGAGAACGCGCCTACTAG
- the LOC125216958 gene encoding pathogenesis-related leaf protein 6-like: MDSSTIISLFLTLSFISAAAGQNSTRDFLEGHNLARAVVGVPPLEWNATVADYALRYAKKRSDDCNLELSMGPYGENLFKGHGLGLFSVTAATAVNHWVSEKPYYDYASNSCIAGKSCLHYTQVVWRGSTQLGCALQQCRNGWMFVVCSYDPPGNWVGERPY, from the coding sequence ATGGATTCTTCCACCATTATTTCCCTCTTCCTAACACTTTCCTTCATCTCCGCCGCCGCAGGACAGAACTCGACACGGGACTTCCTGGAAGGCCACAACCTCGCACGAGCGGTGGTAGGCGTCCCGCCCCTCGAGTGGAACGCCACCGTGGCCGACTACGCCCTCCGCTACGCCAAGAAGCGGTCCGACGACTGCAACCTGGAGCTGTCAATGGGGCCGTACGGCGAGAACCTGTTTAAGGGGCATGGCTTGGGGCTGTTTTCGGTGACGGCGGCAACCGCCGTGAACCATTGGGTGAGCGAGAAGCCGTACTATGACTACGCCTCCAACTCATGCATTGCCGGAAAATCGTGCCTGCACTACACGCAGGTCGTGTGGCGCGGATCCACTCAGCTAGGCTGCGCGCTGCAGCAGTGCCGTAACGGCTGGATGTTCGTCGTCTGCAGCTATGATCCGCCGGGAAATTGGGTTGGAGAACGCCCCTACTAG
- the LOC125217057 gene encoding pathogenesis-related protein 1C-like, producing the protein MEASTISLFLTLSLIAATAAGQNSTETQGFLDAHNLARAEVGVQPLVWNDTVADYAVSYANNCTLEKSGGPYGENLATGEGQFTGEDAVSIWVSEGQNYSSSSNTCNGVSCEQYTQVVWRDSTQLGCALLECSNLIFAICCYYPPGNIAGQTPF; encoded by the coding sequence ATGGAGGCTTCCACCATTTCCCTCTTCCTAACACTTTCCCTCATCGCTGCCACCGCTGCCGGACAGAACTCGACAGAGACACAGGGCTTCCTGGACGCCCACAACCTCGCTCGGGCGGAGGTGGGCGTCCAGCCCCTCGTGTGGAACGACACTGTCGCCGACTACGCCGTCAGCTACGCCAACAACTGCACTCTGGAGAAGTCCGGGGGGCCGTACGGGGAGAACCTGGCGACCGGGGAGGGGCAGTTTACGGGGGAGGATGCGGTAAGCATTTGGGTGAGCGAGGGGCAGAACtattcctcctcctccaacaCCTGCAACGGAGTGTCGTGCGAGCAGTACACGCAGGTTGTGTGGCGCGACTCAACTCAATTAGGCTGCGCGCTGCTGGAGTGCTCTAATCTCATCTTCGCCATCTGTTGCTATTATCCGCCGGGAAATATTGCCGGCCAAACCCCCTTTTAG
- the LOC125210835 gene encoding basic form of pathogenesis-related protein 1-like, with translation MESSTISLFLTLSLVAATAAGQSSSEEYLDFLEAHNRARAEVGVQPLEWSNIVENFAVTYAQRPDNNCSLVESREAYGENQASRMGQLSAEDAVNIWVSEKPNYDYTSNSCVGGPCQNYTQVVWANSTELGCARQQCTNGLVFAICYYNPPGNFIGERPY, from the coding sequence ATGGAGTCTTCCACCATTTCCCTGTTCCTAACACTTTCCCTCGTCGCCGCCACCGCTGCCGGACAGAGCTCGTCAGAGGAATACCTGGACTTCCTGGAAGCCCACAACCGCGCTCGAGCTGAGGTGGGCGTCCAGCCCCTGGAATGGAGCAACATCGTCGAGAACTTCGCCGTCACCTACGCCCAGAGGCCCGACAACAACTGCAGTCTGGTGGAGTCCAGGGAGGCGTACGGGGAGAACCAGGCTAGCAGGATGGGGCAGCTTTCGGCGGAGGACGCGGTGAACATTTGGGTGAGCGAGAAGCCCAACTATGACTACACCTCCAACTCCTGCGTTGGAGGGCCGTGCCAGAACTACACGCAGGTTGTGTGGGCCAACTCAACTGAATTAGGCTGCGCCAGGCAGCAGTGCACTAACGGCCTCGTCTTCGCCATCTGCTACTATAATCCGCCCGGAAATTTCATCGGCGAACGCCCCTACTAG